In Tripterygium wilfordii isolate XIE 37 chromosome 15, ASM1340144v1, whole genome shotgun sequence, one DNA window encodes the following:
- the LOC120016861 gene encoding beta-glucosidase BoGH3B-like: MSKVHIILMSYLLVCCYAALAEAKYMKYKDPKQPINVRIQDLMDQMTLAEKIGQMTQIERSVASADVMKKYFIGSVLSGGGSVPAKQASAQTWINMVNEFQKGALSTRLGIPMIYGIDAVHGHNNVYKATIFPHNIGLGATRDPELVKRIGSATALEVRATGIPYVFAPCIAVCRDPRWGRCYESYSEDPSIVKAMTEIVHGLQGDVPANSPKGVPFVAGNKKVAACAKHYVGDGGTTEGINENNTQVNRHGLLSIHMAGYYASVIKGVSTVMVSYSSWNGVKMHTNRELITGFLKNTLRFRGFVISDWEGIDRITTPPHANYSYSIQAGISAGIDMIMVPENYTEFIDGLTFQVKNNIIPMSRIDDAVTRILRVKFVMGLFENPIADNSLVDQLGSQEHRELAREAVRRSLVLLKNGESADKPLLPLPKKTSKILVAGSHADNLGNQCGGWTIQWQGVSGNNLTIGTTILTAIKNTIDPSTKIVYKQNPDPGFVKSGDFSYAIVVVGEPPYAETFGDGMNLTISEPGPSTIKNVCGAVKCVVIVVSGRPVVIQPYIDTMDALVAAWLPGTEGQGVADVLFGDYGFTGKLSRTWFKTVDQLPMNVGDRHYDPLFPFGFGLTTEPTKAN; the protein is encoded by the exons ATGTCAAAAGTTCATATCATTTTGATGAGCTATCTGCTGGTATGCTGCTATGCAGCATTAGCAGAAGCTAAATATATGAAGTATAAAGATCCAAAGCAGCCGATAAATGTTCGAATTCAGGACCTAATGGATCAAATGACCTTGGCGGAGAAGATTGGCCAAATGACACAGATTGAACGCAGTGTTGCATCGGCTGATGTGATGAAGAAATACTTCATTG GGAGTGTATTAAGTGGTGGAGGCAGTGTTCCAGCTAAACAAGCTTCTGCACAGACTTGGATTAACATGGTAAATGAATTTCAAAAGGGTGCTTTATCAACAAGACTTGGAATTCCAATGATTTATGGTATTGATGCTGTTCATGGCCACAACAATGTCTACAAAGCAACAATCTTTCCTCACAATATTGGGCTTGGAGCTACCAG GGACCCTGAACTTGTCAAGAGGATTGGATCTGCAACAGCATTGGAAGTCAGAGCTACCGGCATTCCATATGTTTTCGCACCTTGCATTGCG GTATGTAGAGATCCGAGATGGGGACGATGTTATGAAAGTTACAGTGAAGATCCCAGCATTGTTAAAGCCATGACTGAGATAGTACATGGACTACAAGGAGATGTCCCAGCTAACTCTCCAAAGGGTGTACCTTTTGTTGCTGGAAA TAAAAAAGTTGCAGCTTGTGCTAAACATTATGTGGGAGATGGTGGAACAACAGAAGGCATAAATGAGAACAACACTCAGGTAAACAGACATGGCCTGCTCAGCATTCACATGGCAGGCTACTATGCCTCAGTTATCAAAGGAGTGTCAACTGTCATGGTTTCCTACTCAAGCTGGAATGGAGTGAAGATGCATACTAACCGTGAACTTATAACCGGTTTTCTTAAGAACACGCTTCGTTTCAGG GGTTTTGTCATATCAGATTGGGAAGGTATTGACAGAATCACCACCCCACCTCATGCCAACTATTCATACTCTATACAAGCAGGAATCAGTGCAGGCATTGACATG ATCATGGTTCCAGAAAACTATACAGAATTCATAGACGGTCTAACATTCCAGGTGAAAAATAACATCATTCCTATGAGTAGAATCGACGATGCTGTGACGAGAATTTTGCGCGTTAAGTTTGTGATGGGTCTCTTTGAGAATCCAATAGCCGATAACAGTCTGGTCGACCAGCTCGGAAGCCAG GAACATAGAGAATTGGCTAGGGAAGCTGTGAGGAGATCGCTTGTGTTGCTCAAGAATGGTGAATCTGCCGATAAGCCATTGCTACCACTTCCTAAGAAAACATCAAAAATACTTGTTGCTGGAAGCCATGCAGACAATCTAGGTAATCAATGTGGTGGATGGACAATTCAATGGCAAGGAGTCAGTGGTAACAACCTTACAATTG GTACTACAATCCTCACTGCCATCAAAAATACCATTGACCCTAGCACCAAGATCGTCTACAAGCAGAACCCTGATCCTGGCTTTGTCAAGTCCGGCGATTTCTCCTATGCCATTGTTGTTGTAGGAGAGCCACCATATGCAGAGACTTTTGGTGACGGTATGAATTTGACAATCTCTGAACCTGGCCCTAGCACCATCAAAAATGTATGTGGAGCTGTGAAATGTGTGGTTATCGTAGTCTCTGGTCGTCCTGTCGTAATTCAACCATACATCGACACAATGGATGCTCTAGTTGCTGCCTGGCTTCCGGGAACTGAAGGCCAAGGTGTTGCTGATGTTCTGTTTGGTGACTATGGTTTCACCGGCAAGCTTTCCCGTACTTGGTTTAAGACTGTTGATCAGCTGCCCATGAATGTTGGGGATAGACACTATGACCCCCTCTTCCCATTTGGATTTGGCCTCACTACAGAACCAACCAAGGCTAACTAG